Within Rhododendron vialii isolate Sample 1 chromosome 12a, ASM3025357v1, the genomic segment GCACGTGTAGCATTTACTCCTGATATTAATCACCTTGCTTCAGTGTTTTGCGGGCGGTGAATTTCATGAGAGGCTCCGgaggaaaaatggaaaaagaattgGAGGTGACGACACCATCCAataggagagagaatgaatgaAGAGTGTAGAGACACAAAGCAAACACAGTGGAACTCTCTCCCCAAGAAACACTTTTGGAATGGTGTTCTGAATCTGCTTGAAATTTTCTGCAAATAACCTCAATATACTGGTTTAAAAACACAAAGGATGACACTTTACATGCCGTTATTCAGATCATGCACAAGTTCAAGAACCATAGCTCAACTCCACGCCCACCTCTTTGTCACCGGACTCCACAAGGACCCACTCGCTTCAACCAAACTCATTGAGTCATATGCCCAAATGGGTACCCTTAAACCTGCCCAACTCGTCTTTGATCACTTCCCAAACCCAGATTCTTTCATGTGGGGTGTACTCATCAAGTGCTGCGTATGGAATGGCTTATTTGAAAAAGCCATTTCCCTTTACAATAATATGGTTTATAGTAATGAAACCCGTATGACAAACTTTATATTTCCTTCTGTATTAAGAGCTTGTTCTGGATTTGGTGATCtgggtatgggccagaaggtcCATGGGAGGGTAATTAAATGTGGGTTTGAGTCTGATTCTGTTGTTGAGACCTCATTGCTTAGTATGTACGGTGAAGCCGGTAGGTTAGACGATGCTCGTGAGGTGTTCGATGGAATGTCTGTTAGAGATGTTGTTTCGTGGAGTTCGATTGTGTCGAGTTACGTGCAGAATGGAGAGGCGAGTGGAGGGTTGAAAGTGTTCTGTGAGAtgatcatggaaggtcaagaaCCGGACACGGTTACTATGCTAGGTGTGGCGGAGGCCTGTGCTGAAGTAAGAATTTTGAGACAAGCGAAATCGGTTCATGGTTATGTTTTGAGAAAGGAGATTGAAAGTGATGGGTCATTGGATAATTCTCTCATTGCAATGTATGGTAAATGCGGCGACTTGTATAGCGCTGAAGTGATCTTTGACTACATTATTCTAAGGAGTACTTCTTCATGGACAGTGATGATTACATGCTACAATCAGAACGGCTGCTATCAAGAAGCATTACGCACTTTTgttgagatgcaagagtccaaTGTGCAACCCAATGAAGTGACCATGATGGGAATTCTATCTTGTTTCGCTAGGCTTGGCTGGGTTAGAGCAGGGAAATCGGTTCATTGTTTTGTTGTTAGAAGAGCTATGGACACGGGCTGTGATCTTTTGGGACCAATGCTAATAGATTTGTATGCTAACTGTGGGAATGTTATATATTGTCAGAAGATCTTTGATAAAACTCAAGGGAAGCATGTCATATCATGGAACATGATAATATCTGGATATGTTCGGGAAGGGCTTTCAAAGGAGGCCTTAAAGCTATTTGTGCAAATGAAGAGTCTAGGAATATTGCCAGACTCATTTACTTTAGCAAGTGTTCTCTCTGCTTGTGGAGATATCTCTTTGTCCTGGTTTGGACATCAGATCCATGGGCATATCATTAAAACCAGTATATCAAGTGAGTTTGTGAAGAATTCGCTGATGGATATGTACTCCAAATGTGGCTTTGTGGATTCAGCATTCATGATATTTAACGAGGACCAAAAGAGAAGTGTAGTAACATGGAATTCAATGATCTGTGGGTTTTCTCAAAACGGTAATTCTTTAGAAGCAATTAGTCTCTTCGATTATATGTTTTCAAATTGCCTAGAAGTAGATGAAGTGACCTTCTTGACTGTAATTCAAGCTTGCTCAAATTTAGGATATTTAGAAAAGGCAAAATGGGTTCATCATAAGCTAATTACATGTGGTGTAGCAAAGGATACATATATCAATACAGCTTTAACTGACATGTA encodes:
- the LOC131310579 gene encoding putative pentatricopeptide repeat-containing protein At1g69350, mitochondrial, whose protein sequence is MTLYMPLFRSCTSSRTIAQLHAHLFVTGLHKDPLASTKLIESYAQMGTLKPAQLVFDHFPNPDSFMWGVLIKCCVWNGLFEKAISLYNNMVYSNETRMTNFIFPSVLRACSGFGDLGMGQKVHGRVIKCGFESDSVVETSLLSMYGEAGRLDDAREVFDGMSVRDVVSWSSIVSSYVQNGEASGGLKVFCEMIMEGQEPDTVTMLGVAEACAEVRILRQAKSVHGYVLRKEIESDGSLDNSLIAMYGKCGDLYSAEVIFDYIILRSTSSWTVMITCYNQNGCYQEALRTFVEMQESNVQPNEVTMMGILSCFARLGWVRAGKSVHCFVVRRAMDTGCDLLGPMLIDLYANCGNVIYCQKIFDKTQGKHVISWNMIISGYVREGLSKEALKLFVQMKSLGILPDSFTLASVLSACGDISLSWFGHQIHGHIIKTSISSEFVKNSLMDMYSKCGFVDSAFMIFNEDQKRSVVTWNSMICGFSQNGNSLEAISLFDYMFSNCLEVDEVTFLTVIQACSNLGYLEKAKWVHHKLITCGVAKDTYINTALTDMYAKCGELQMAQRIFDTMLERSVVSWSAIIGGYGMHGEIGPAISLFKLMVGSGIKPNEVTFTNILSACSHAGYVDEGKSYFSSMIRDFGVDPTSEHFSCMVDLLSRAGDLDGAYRIVNTMPFAADASILGALLNGCRSYRRMDMIKSILRDLLNLETDDTGYYTLLSNIFAEGGDWDEFRMIRSMMTNMGLRKVQGYSTIEIDKTVHRFGANDKYHSQASEIYTLLEDLQSLIGD